The following coding sequences lie in one Lolium perenne isolate Kyuss_39 chromosome 2, Kyuss_2.0, whole genome shotgun sequence genomic window:
- the LOC127333809 gene encoding 4-hydroxy-tetrahydrodipicolinate synthase 2, chloroplastic, which produces MPRFPAAQSHPAVRLHCDANGDMLATRSALHQRGRRQPCLVAAATRSANQGRNLSTASDRSISIGVGRWTCRSRVRGRGTLAVAAVSSDDYLPMRSNEVKNRTSADDIKSLRLITALKTPYLPDGRFDLEAYDSLINMQIDSGADGVIVGGTTGEGHLMSWDEHIMLIGHTVNCFGTKIKVIGNTGSNSTGEAVHATEQGFAVGMHAALHINPYYGKTSTEGLISHFNDVLPMGPTIIYNVPSRTGQDITPPVIEVVSRHANLAGMKECVGHERLNCYTEKGITVWSGNDDECHDSRWKYGATGVISVASNLVPGLMRNLMYEGENAVLNEKLLPLMRLLFCQPNPIGLNTALAQLGVARPVFRLPYVPLPREKRVEFVRIVEAIGREHFVGQKEVRILDDDDFVLISRY; this is translated from the exons aTGCCCCGCTTCCCTGCTGCTCAATCCCACCCTGCCGTCCGCCTACATTGCGACGCCAATGGCGACATGCTGGCGACGCGAAGTGCGCTCCACCAGCGTGGGCGGCGACAACCTTGTCTAGTGGCAGCAGCGACTCGGTCTGCGAATCAGGGGAGGAATTTGAGCACCGCTTCAGATCGCTCGATCTCGATCGGCGTTGGAAGATGGACCTGTCGATCACG GGTCAGAGGCAGAGGGACGTTGGCAGTGGCAGCCGTCAGTTCTGATGATTACCTTCCAATGCGAAGCAATGAAGTGAAAAATCG GACATCGGCAGATGATATCAAAAGCCTTCGATTAATCACAGCTCTCAAAACCCCATATTTGCCAGATGGAAGATTTGATCTTGAAGCATATGATTCATTGATAAATATGCAAATAGACAGTGGTGCTGATGGTGTAATAGTTGGAGGAACAACAGGAGAGGGTCACCTCATGAGCTGGGATGAACACATCATGCTAATTGGGCATACTGTTAACTGCTTTGGAACAAAAATTAAAGTGATCGGCAACACTGGAAGTAACTCAACCGGAGAGGCTGTTCACGCAACAGAGCAGGGGTTTGCTGTGGGCATGCATGCAGCTCTCCATATCAATCCTTACTATGGGAAGACCTCCACCGAAGGATTGATCTCTCATTTCAATGATGTCCTCCCGATGGGTCCAACCATCATTTACAATGTGCCATCCAGGACTGGCCAGGATATAACTCCTCCAGTTATTGAGGTGGTTTCACGTCATGCAAACTTGGCTGGCATGAAAGAATGTGTTGGACATGAGAGGCTTAACTGCTACACTGAGAAAGGTATAACAGTATGGAGCGGTAATGACGATGAATGCCATGATTCTAGGTGGAAATATGGCGCCACTGGCGTTATTTCTGTAGCTAGCAACCTCGTTCCTGGTCTAATGCGGAATCTCATGTATGAAGGGGAGAATGCGGTACTAAATGAGAAGCTGTTGCCTCTGATGAGATTGTTGTTTTGCCAGCCCAATCCGATTGGCCTCAACACTGCCCTGGCCCAGCTTGGTGTGGCGAGGCCTGTATTCAGATTACCATATGTTCCCCTTCCTCGTGAAAAGAGGGTTGAGTTTGTCCGGATTGTTGAAGCTATTGGAAGGGAGCACTTTGTGGGACAGAAAGAGGTTCGGATTCTTGACGATGACGATTTTGTGTTGATCAGTAGGTATTAA